In Cervus elaphus chromosome 24, mCerEla1.1, whole genome shotgun sequence, a single genomic region encodes these proteins:
- the KIAA1143 gene encoding uncharacterized protein KIAA1143 homolog, protein MSKRNQVSYVRPAEPAFLARFKERVGYKEGPTVETKRIQPQLPEEDGDHSDKEDEQPQVVVLKKGDLSAEEVMKIKAEIKAAKADEEPASADGRIMYRKPVKRSSDEKYSGLSASSKKKKAKEEDEINKQDSVKKNSQKQIKNSSLLSFDNEDENE, encoded by the exons ATGAGCAAGCGGAACCAGGTATCGTATGTGCGGCCAGCCGAGCCGGCCTTCCTGGCCCGCTTCAAGGAACGGGTCGGCTACAAGGAAGGGCCCACCGTAGAAACCAAG AGAATCCAGCCTCAGCTCCCAGAAGAAGATGGTGATCACAGTGACAAAGAAGATGAACAGCCCCAAGTGGTGGTTTTAAAAAAGGGAGATCTGTCAGCTGAAGAAGTCatgaaaattaaggcagaaataaaggcTGCCAAAGCAG ATGAAGAACCAGCTTCAGCTGATGGAAGAATTATGTATCGAAAACCAGTCAAGCGTTCCTCAGATGAAAAATATTCGGGTTTATCAGCaagctcaaaaaagaaaaaggcaaaagaagaagatgaaataaataagcaGGACTCAGTTAAAAAGAACTCACAAAAGCAAATCAAAAACAGTAGCCTCCTTTCTTTTGacaatgaagatgaaaatgaataa